The following coding sequences are from one Geothrix sp. window:
- a CDS encoding sensor histidine kinase: MAQRYQLLIRDRHGFERTVPLSRSVTLGRQSLCDVVLSDSMISRNHLRMELRDDIWWAEDLQTTHGSFYKDQQLGRVAWEAGTPLRLADGAYTLTLLSLDQSSSELHLQAILETAQLLAEEVDLEDLLEQSMDKLLSISGTDRGFLMLLENGELETRVQRNLGHELEGSIQLSLSSVHKVFETGDPIWILNVADEHHLLNQHSIQRLELKTILCLPLLLQGRRLGVVYLDSRRPITEPPDRETFEAIVALCAIAIERTRLSEENLRTHVLATVGQVASSIVHDFKNGLFVLRGHADLLELSTEDHKIRHHCRKILECVDRLTHLSQDVLDFAKVREPKRETVDLRAFLEAILEPMVPRAAELGVQLRAEGPMCLVKIDPGRFTRVMENIMANALDATTDMSGEVLVSWTQVTGGVQVRVKDRGHGIPRKVIKRIFEPFFSYGKKKGTGLGMATVKKIVEEHGGTLEFLSEEGRGTEVIITLPEHPITGTFKVSDESTGNHRALGTEGA; encoded by the coding sequence GTGGCCCAGCGCTACCAGCTCCTGATCCGAGATCGCCATGGCTTTGAGCGCACCGTGCCGCTCTCCCGCTCCGTCACCCTGGGGCGGCAGAGCCTTTGCGACGTGGTCCTGTCGGACAGCATGATCAGCCGCAACCACCTGCGGATGGAGCTCCGCGACGACATCTGGTGGGCCGAGGACCTGCAGACCACCCACGGCAGCTTCTACAAGGACCAGCAGCTCGGTAGGGTGGCGTGGGAGGCCGGCACGCCCCTCCGCCTGGCGGACGGCGCCTACACCCTCACCTTGCTGAGCCTCGACCAGTCCAGTTCCGAGCTGCACCTCCAGGCCATCCTCGAAACGGCCCAGCTCCTCGCGGAGGAGGTGGACCTCGAGGACCTGCTCGAGCAGTCCATGGACAAGCTCCTGTCCATCTCGGGCACGGACCGGGGCTTCCTGATGCTGCTCGAAAACGGGGAGCTCGAGACCCGGGTGCAGCGCAACCTGGGGCACGAACTCGAGGGATCCATCCAGCTCTCGCTCTCCAGCGTCCACAAGGTGTTCGAAACCGGCGATCCCATCTGGATCCTGAACGTGGCCGATGAGCACCACCTGCTCAACCAGCACTCCATCCAGCGCCTCGAACTGAAGACCATCCTCTGCCTGCCTCTGCTGCTGCAGGGCCGGCGGCTGGGCGTGGTCTACCTCGACAGCCGCCGGCCCATCACCGAGCCACCAGACCGGGAGACCTTCGAAGCCATCGTCGCCTTGTGCGCCATCGCCATCGAACGGACACGCCTCTCGGAGGAGAACCTCCGCACCCACGTGCTCGCCACCGTGGGCCAGGTGGCCAGTTCCATCGTCCACGACTTCAAGAACGGATTGTTCGTGCTGCGCGGCCACGCCGATCTGCTGGAGCTGTCCACGGAGGATCACAAGATCCGCCACCACTGCCGGAAGATCCTGGAGTGCGTGGACCGGCTGACGCACCTCAGCCAGGACGTCCTCGACTTCGCCAAAGTGCGTGAGCCCAAGCGCGAGACCGTGGATCTGCGGGCCTTCCTCGAGGCCATTCTCGAACCCATGGTGCCGCGCGCGGCGGAACTGGGCGTCCAGCTCCGGGCGGAAGGCCCCATGTGCCTGGTGAAGATCGATCCGGGACGCTTCACGCGGGTCATGGAGAACATCATGGCCAATGCCCTCGACGCGACCACGGACATGAGCGGGGAAGTGCTCGTGTCCTGGACCCAGGTGACGGGGGGCGTCCAGGTCCGCGTGAAGGACCGGGGCCACGGCATTCCGCGGAAGGTGATCAAGCGCATCTTCGAGCCCTTCTTCAGCTACGGGAAGAAGAAGGGCACCGGGCTCGGCATGGCCACCGTGAAGAAGATCGTCGAGGAGCACGGCGGCACCCTGGAATTCCTCAGCGAAGAGGGTCGGGGGACCGAGGTGATCATCACCCTGCCCGAGCACCCCATCACCGGCACCTTCAAGGTCTCGGACGAATCCACGGGAAACCACCGGGCCCTGGGGACGGAGGGCGCGTGA